The Nerophis lumbriciformis linkage group LG15, RoL_Nlum_v2.1, whole genome shotgun sequence genome window below encodes:
- the LOC133616143 gene encoding U3 small nucleolar ribonucleoprotein protein MPP10-like isoform X1, whose product MATTDMGVTLEESLNKLDVTTQHPEDFLSLQDAVATDYTSLTKTLYDLLKAQEPKVYNGSPLVQLVVKNFDEEQIWQELELQNSAVLKHFGNAVDDVLSDETVSVLLEEYIEEESGDKEEGEPVESMDEEAEEEPRSRLKKLSDCAAEDYTDDDSDLDFDVDALEKREKKKREPAGKHSEMKSRPSEVDDMFFKLSEMESFLDDMDKQEGKEHRDQNEVNYFQDLPSDEDDDLDLEKISLKKETKSTQARSSRDLKYKEYFDAVDGAVVEADEKSDSEDEDGKEEMDEEEMDDEDDDGDLDEDLDENKNMNRESLKKVTFNLSGDEGSDGEDLQDIFGGKKTSPAKSESKSSYEKCQEKMSQKIDELEKAALGQKSWQLSGEVTARKRPENSMLEEDLDFEHASRKAPAITAETTLQLEDIIKQRIKDQAFDDVVRKEKPKEAVFEYKKRLTLDHEKSKQSLAEIYEQEYLKQTQQKAEEEENPAHVEIQKLMDTLFLKLDALSNFHFTPKPSVPEVKVVSNLPAVTMEEVAPVSASDGTLLAPEEIKEKNKAGDVVGVTEKTSTDKKRERRHKKKVKHFKIKEKEKKLKLKEASEAGNNQRLSKAQVKENLKKVTKGGKATILKDEGKDKALRSSQAFFSQLQDQVKSQIKSAKGQPPKKKRKEVSASKLKL is encoded by the exons CCTTCAAGATGCTGTGGCAACAGACTATACATCTCTCACTAAGACCCTTTATGACCTCCTCAAAGCCCAGGAGCCAAAAGTTTATAATGGCAGCCCACTAGTTCAGCTGGTGGTGAAAAACTTTGACGAAGAGCAAATCTGGCAGGAGCTTGAGCTGCAGAACTCTGCTGTGCTAAAACACTTTGGAAATGCAGTTGACGATGTTTTGTCTGATGAGACAGTTTCAGTACTACTGGAGGAGTACATTGAAGAAGAGTCAGGGGACAAGGAAGAAGGAGAGCCCGTTGAAAGTATGGATGAGGAAGCAGAAGAGGAGCCACGGAGTAGGTTAAAAAAATTGTCGGACTGTGCAGCAGAAGATTACACAGACGATGACTCCGATTTAGATTTTGATGTGGATGCCCTGGAGAAGCGGGAGAAGAAAAAGAGAGAACCTGCAGGGAAACATTCCGAAATGAAGAGCCGTCCCTCAGAAGTTGATGATATGTTCTTTAAGCTGTCAGAGATGGAGTCGTTTCTTGATGACATGGACAAGCAAGAAGGGAAGGAACACAGAGATCAAAACGAAGTAAATTACTTTCAGGACCTGCCctctgatgaggatgatgatctcGACCTTGAAAAGATTTCTCTGAAAAAGGAGACGAAAAGCACT CAGGCGAGGAGCTCCAGGGATCTGAAGTACAAGGAGTATTTTGATGCTGTCGACGGGGCTGTGGTGGAAGCAGATGAGAAGTCAGATAGTGAGGATGAAGATGGTAAAGAAGAAATGGATGAGGAAGAAATGGATGATGAAGATGACGATGGTGACCTTGACGAAGACCTCGACGA GAACAAGAACATGAACCGAGAGTCTCTTAAAAAAGTGACCTTTAACCTCTCTGGAGATGAGGGTAGTGACGGGGAGGACCTTCAGGacatttttggaggaaaaaaaacaagtcCAGCAAAATCCGAATCCAAGTCATCATATGAGAAGTGTCAAGAAAAG ATGTCGCAAAAGATCGATGAGTTGGAAAAGGCCGCCCTTGGACAGAAGTCATGGCAGCTGTCTGGAGAGGTGACGGCGCGAAAGCGCCCGGAGAACAGCATGCTTGAAGAAGATTTGGACTTTGAGCATGCATCCAGAAAGG CTCCTGCAATCACAGCAGAAACTACTCTACAGCTTGAAGACATCATTAAACAACGAATTAAAGACCAG GCATTTGATGATGTGGTCCGCAAGGAGAAACCTAAAGAAGCAGTGTTTGAATACAAGAAGAGGCTAACGTTAGATCACGAGAAGAGCAAGCAAAGTCTAGCAGAAATTTATGAGCAGGAATATCTCAAGCAGACACAG CAAAAGGCAGAGGAGGAGGAAAACCCAGCTcatgtagaaatacaaaaactGATGGACACGCTCTTCTTAAAGTTGGATGCCCTCTCCAACTTCCACTTCACACCCAAACCT TCTGTGCCTGAGGTGAAGGTGGTGTCTAACCTGCCAGCTGTCACAATGGAAGAAGTTGCTCCGGTCAGTGCAAGTGATGGCACACTTCTTGCACCAGAGGAAATTAAG gagaaaaacaaagcaggtgatGTTGTAGGGGTAACGGAGAAAACATCAACCGACAAGAAGCGCGAGAGACGACACAAGAAGAAGGTGAAACATTTCAAAATCaaggaaaaagaaaagaaactgaAGCTTAAAGAAGCCAGTGAAGCTGGAAACAACCAAAGGCTGTCAAAGGCCCAAGTCAAGGAAAACCTGAAGAAAGTCACCAAAGGAGGCAAAGCTACCATACTAAAG GATGAGGGAAAGGACAAGGCACTGCGGTCTTCTCAAGCCTTCTTCTCACAGCTTCAGGATCAAGTGAAAAGTCAAATTAAAAGCGCAAAAGGCCAGCCTCCAAAAAAGAAACGGAAGGAAGTTTCTGCCAGCAAACTCAAGTTATAA
- the LOC133616143 gene encoding U3 small nucleolar ribonucleoprotein protein MPP10-like isoform X2 produces the protein MATTDMGVTLEESLNKLDVTTQHPEDFLSLQDAVATDYTSLTKTLYDLLKAQEPKVYNGSPLVQLVVKNFDEEQIWQELELQNSAVLKHFGNAVDDVLSDETVSVLLEEYIEEESGDKEEGEPVESMDEEAEEEPRSRLKKLSDCAAEDYTDDDSDLDFDVDALEKREKKKREPAGKHSEMKSRPSEVDDMFFKLSEMESFLDDMDKQEGKEHRDQNEVNYFQDLPSDEDDDLDLEKISLKKETKSTARSSRDLKYKEYFDAVDGAVVEADEKSDSEDEDGKEEMDEEEMDDEDDDGDLDEDLDENKNMNRESLKKVTFNLSGDEGSDGEDLQDIFGGKKTSPAKSESKSSYEKCQEKMSQKIDELEKAALGQKSWQLSGEVTARKRPENSMLEEDLDFEHASRKAPAITAETTLQLEDIIKQRIKDQAFDDVVRKEKPKEAVFEYKKRLTLDHEKSKQSLAEIYEQEYLKQTQQKAEEEENPAHVEIQKLMDTLFLKLDALSNFHFTPKPSVPEVKVVSNLPAVTMEEVAPVSASDGTLLAPEEIKEKNKAGDVVGVTEKTSTDKKRERRHKKKVKHFKIKEKEKKLKLKEASEAGNNQRLSKAQVKENLKKVTKGGKATILKDEGKDKALRSSQAFFSQLQDQVKSQIKSAKGQPPKKKRKEVSASKLKL, from the exons CCTTCAAGATGCTGTGGCAACAGACTATACATCTCTCACTAAGACCCTTTATGACCTCCTCAAAGCCCAGGAGCCAAAAGTTTATAATGGCAGCCCACTAGTTCAGCTGGTGGTGAAAAACTTTGACGAAGAGCAAATCTGGCAGGAGCTTGAGCTGCAGAACTCTGCTGTGCTAAAACACTTTGGAAATGCAGTTGACGATGTTTTGTCTGATGAGACAGTTTCAGTACTACTGGAGGAGTACATTGAAGAAGAGTCAGGGGACAAGGAAGAAGGAGAGCCCGTTGAAAGTATGGATGAGGAAGCAGAAGAGGAGCCACGGAGTAGGTTAAAAAAATTGTCGGACTGTGCAGCAGAAGATTACACAGACGATGACTCCGATTTAGATTTTGATGTGGATGCCCTGGAGAAGCGGGAGAAGAAAAAGAGAGAACCTGCAGGGAAACATTCCGAAATGAAGAGCCGTCCCTCAGAAGTTGATGATATGTTCTTTAAGCTGTCAGAGATGGAGTCGTTTCTTGATGACATGGACAAGCAAGAAGGGAAGGAACACAGAGATCAAAACGAAGTAAATTACTTTCAGGACCTGCCctctgatgaggatgatgatctcGACCTTGAAAAGATTTCTCTGAAAAAGGAGACGAAAAGCACT GCGAGGAGCTCCAGGGATCTGAAGTACAAGGAGTATTTTGATGCTGTCGACGGGGCTGTGGTGGAAGCAGATGAGAAGTCAGATAGTGAGGATGAAGATGGTAAAGAAGAAATGGATGAGGAAGAAATGGATGATGAAGATGACGATGGTGACCTTGACGAAGACCTCGACGA GAACAAGAACATGAACCGAGAGTCTCTTAAAAAAGTGACCTTTAACCTCTCTGGAGATGAGGGTAGTGACGGGGAGGACCTTCAGGacatttttggaggaaaaaaaacaagtcCAGCAAAATCCGAATCCAAGTCATCATATGAGAAGTGTCAAGAAAAG ATGTCGCAAAAGATCGATGAGTTGGAAAAGGCCGCCCTTGGACAGAAGTCATGGCAGCTGTCTGGAGAGGTGACGGCGCGAAAGCGCCCGGAGAACAGCATGCTTGAAGAAGATTTGGACTTTGAGCATGCATCCAGAAAGG CTCCTGCAATCACAGCAGAAACTACTCTACAGCTTGAAGACATCATTAAACAACGAATTAAAGACCAG GCATTTGATGATGTGGTCCGCAAGGAGAAACCTAAAGAAGCAGTGTTTGAATACAAGAAGAGGCTAACGTTAGATCACGAGAAGAGCAAGCAAAGTCTAGCAGAAATTTATGAGCAGGAATATCTCAAGCAGACACAG CAAAAGGCAGAGGAGGAGGAAAACCCAGCTcatgtagaaatacaaaaactGATGGACACGCTCTTCTTAAAGTTGGATGCCCTCTCCAACTTCCACTTCACACCCAAACCT TCTGTGCCTGAGGTGAAGGTGGTGTCTAACCTGCCAGCTGTCACAATGGAAGAAGTTGCTCCGGTCAGTGCAAGTGATGGCACACTTCTTGCACCAGAGGAAATTAAG gagaaaaacaaagcaggtgatGTTGTAGGGGTAACGGAGAAAACATCAACCGACAAGAAGCGCGAGAGACGACACAAGAAGAAGGTGAAACATTTCAAAATCaaggaaaaagaaaagaaactgaAGCTTAAAGAAGCCAGTGAAGCTGGAAACAACCAAAGGCTGTCAAAGGCCCAAGTCAAGGAAAACCTGAAGAAAGTCACCAAAGGAGGCAAAGCTACCATACTAAAG GATGAGGGAAAGGACAAGGCACTGCGGTCTTCTCAAGCCTTCTTCTCACAGCTTCAGGATCAAGTGAAAAGTCAAATTAAAAGCGCAAAAGGCCAGCCTCCAAAAAAGAAACGGAAGGAAGTTTCTGCCAGCAAACTCAAGTTATAA
- the LOC133616145 gene encoding IST1 homolog isoform X2, whose protein sequence is MLGGGFKSERLRVNLRLVINRLKHLENKKTELAQKARKEIADYLSSGKDERARIRVEHIIREDYLVEAMEILELYCDLLLTRFGLIQSMKELDPGLQEAVSTLIWAAHRLQSEVAELKIVSDQLCAKYSKEYGKLCRSNQIGTVNERLMHKLSVEAPPKILVERYLIEIAKNYNVPYEPDALVRPEVNHGEEADLIDVNNYKKSGGGGGGGFTAPAMPMPMSAPFNYPPPKGAEPPNPPIGFSLTQPMGGGQPPQLPTSPPTYESVLHHKYLTTTLSQSFLLCPTRSRHPPWAGKPQLRTTSTLMI, encoded by the exons ATGCTCGGCGGAGGCTTCAAATCGGAGAGGTTAAGAGTCAACCTCCGGCTTGTCATCAACCGACTCAAACATCTTGAGAACAAGAAAA CTGAGCTTGCTCAGAAGGCTCGCAAGGAGATTGCAGATTACCTGTCATCGGGAAAAGATGAGCGGGCGCGGATCCGTGTGGAGCACATCATCAGGGAGGACTATTTGGTTGAAGCCATGGAGATTCTGGAGCTTTACTGTGACTTGCTGCTGACACGCTTTGGCCTCATTCAATCAATGAA GGAGCTGGATCCGGGCTTGCAGGAGGCGGTGTCCACCCTTATCTGGGCAGCTCATCGCCTCCAGTCAGAGGTAGCAGAATTAAAGATT GTATCAGACCAGTTATGTGCAAAATATAGCAAGGAGTATGGCAAGCTGTGCAGGTCAAACCAGATTGGAACAGTTAATGAAAGA CTGATGCACAAGCTGAGTGTGGAGGCCCCTCCCAAGATCTTGGTAGAGCGCTACCTGATTGAGATAGCCAAGAACTATAATGTGCCGTATGAACCCGATGCCCTGGTCCGG CCTGAGGTGAATCATGGGGAAGAAGCTGACCTGATTGATGTGAACAATTACAAGAAgtctggaggaggaggaggaggaggttttaCTGCTCCTGCCATGCCCATGCCTATGTCTGCACCTTTCAACTACCCACCTCCCAAAGGAGCA GAACCACCCAATCCACCCATTGGATTCAGCTTAACGCAACCCATGGGAGGAGGGCAGCCCCCTCAGCTGCCCACTTCTCCCCCCACATACGAGTCT GTCCTTCACCACAAATATTTGACAACAACGCTCTCCCAGAGCTTCCTTCTGTGCCCGACACGCTCCCGTCATCCTCCTTGGGCGGGAAAACCACAACTTCGGACGACATCGACTTTGATGATCTGA
- the LOC133616145 gene encoding IST1 homolog isoform X1, with product MLGGGFKSERLRVNLRLVINRLKHLENKKTELAQKARKEIADYLSSGKDERARIRVEHIIREDYLVEAMEILELYCDLLLTRFGLIQSMKELDPGLQEAVSTLIWAAHRLQSEVAELKIVSDQLCAKYSKEYGKLCRSNQIGTVNERLMHKLSVEAPPKILVERYLIEIAKNYNVPYEPDALVRPEVNHGEEADLIDVNNYKKSGGGGGGGFTAPAMPMPMSAPFNYPPPKGAEPPNPPIGFSLTQPMGGGQPPQLPTSPPTYESIDDLTHRNVLPFQATGPSPQIFDNNALPELPSVPDTLPSSSLGGKTTTSDDIDFDDLTRRFEELKKKT from the exons ATGCTCGGCGGAGGCTTCAAATCGGAGAGGTTAAGAGTCAACCTCCGGCTTGTCATCAACCGACTCAAACATCTTGAGAACAAGAAAA CTGAGCTTGCTCAGAAGGCTCGCAAGGAGATTGCAGATTACCTGTCATCGGGAAAAGATGAGCGGGCGCGGATCCGTGTGGAGCACATCATCAGGGAGGACTATTTGGTTGAAGCCATGGAGATTCTGGAGCTTTACTGTGACTTGCTGCTGACACGCTTTGGCCTCATTCAATCAATGAA GGAGCTGGATCCGGGCTTGCAGGAGGCGGTGTCCACCCTTATCTGGGCAGCTCATCGCCTCCAGTCAGAGGTAGCAGAATTAAAGATT GTATCAGACCAGTTATGTGCAAAATATAGCAAGGAGTATGGCAAGCTGTGCAGGTCAAACCAGATTGGAACAGTTAATGAAAGA CTGATGCACAAGCTGAGTGTGGAGGCCCCTCCCAAGATCTTGGTAGAGCGCTACCTGATTGAGATAGCCAAGAACTATAATGTGCCGTATGAACCCGATGCCCTGGTCCGG CCTGAGGTGAATCATGGGGAAGAAGCTGACCTGATTGATGTGAACAATTACAAGAAgtctggaggaggaggaggaggaggttttaCTGCTCCTGCCATGCCCATGCCTATGTCTGCACCTTTCAACTACCCACCTCCCAAAGGAGCA GAACCACCCAATCCACCCATTGGATTCAGCTTAACGCAACCCATGGGAGGAGGGCAGCCCCCTCAGCTGCCCACTTCTCCCCCCACATACGAGTCT ATTGATGACCTGACACACAGAAACGTTCTTCCTTTCCAGGCCACAG GTCCTTCACCACAAATATTTGACAACAACGCTCTCCCAGAGCTTCCTTCTGTGCCCGACACGCTCCCGTCATCCTCCTTGGGCGGGAAAACCACAACTTCGGACGACATCGACTTTGATGATCTGACAAGACGCTTTGAAGAGCTGAAGAAGAAGACCTAA